In Acidisarcina polymorpha, the DNA window GGAGGTCCAGGTCTCGGTCTTCTCATCTGTTTCCGGCCGTGGAATACCTGGCAGTTCATTAAGGGCTACACCGCCGGGCAGGAGACACCACACTTGACGACGACGGAGGCCGTCGATGTGATCCGCGATTATCTTGGTATTCCAGAGATCGAACCCAAGGTGACCTCTATTGGGAAGTGGGATCTCAACTCCCTCTGCGCTTCGTTGTATCAGCGCGGTCGTGTTTTCTGCATGGGAGACGCAGTCCATCGGCACGTACCATCCAACGGTCTAGGCTCCAACTGCGCGATGCAGGATGCATACAATCTCGCTTGGAAGCTCGCGCTCGTCTTGCGCGACCATGCGGGCGCCGGCCTCCTTGAGAGTTATAGCCAGGAGCGCGTTCCCGTAGGGCAGCAGTACGTTGCGCGCGCAACCAAAAGCATGCAACTTCACCGGCCTTTGCTCGAAGCGATCGGGCTAGCGGATCCTAATAGACCGGAGGGAGATGGTGACTTGGCGCGGATTGCTGCAAATTCAACTGACGGCGCTGCTCGTCGACGCGGGATCCAGGAAACTATGCATGCGAAGATCCATGAAGTCCGTGCTCGGGGTCTCGAACTCAATCACCTGTATCAATCCGTTGCCGTGATCGACGAGGGACAGCAACCCAAGGATACCGGCCGCGATCTCGAGCTGTATGCCCGCGCGACAACCTGCCCGGGCGCGCATCTGCCGCATGCGTGGGTACAGCGGTCAGGGCACGAAGTCTCCACGCTGGACTTGGTAGGACAAGGGCGCTTCACACTTTTGACAGGCATTGGTGGCGATGAGTGGATCGGTGCGGCAAAAGCCGTCGCGGAGCGCTTCGTTCTAGACATCGCCGCAGTCAAAATCGGACCGGGGTGCGAAGTTACCGATCTACACCATGAGTGGGCAGAGCGGAGAGAGATCGCAGAAAATGGATGTCTTCTGGTCCGACCGGACGCGCACATCGCCTGGCGACGCATGTCCACGGACACAGATCCTGAAGGAGCCTTGACGGATGCGGTAGCACGGATACTTGATCGACAGGCTTAACTTCAAGAACTTGTGGATTCGCACTTCCCCTTCAAAGCTCGTCCCTCCCCGCGAACCATGGCATCACCGACGGTCGCTCCTGCATAACTTGTAGTTCCTGCAAGAGCGACCGCAATCCTCGGCGCGGGCAGGTGGCCCAATGTCCAATCGTATCCGCACTTTCGCTTGTTCATCTCAGTTGTGCCGCCTTCCGGCGGTTTCGGCCAATCCCTAAGGATCGCGCGCAGATCTTCTTCCGCAAGCTGCTGTCCTCTAAGCCACGGCGCGTGGGGAGATTACCGCACAGGCCTTACCAAGCATTCCATGGATATGGACAAGCCGGCTCTACGTTCAGCCAGCGTGCTTTCTCATGACCTAGAAGCAATGGATAACTCTAAGCTGAAGCAATGAACCGTTTTCCGTTTTGCATCTCTTTGCTAATGTCGGGTGCATACTCACTACAACCGCATGAACGCAAAATTCTCCCGTTCCCGCTTGTTCACCTCTACTGTGCCGTCCACCCGGTATCGACCAATACCCAGCGATCGCGAGCAGATTTTCTTCTATTTCAACTATCACCACCACACAGCCGCAGACACCTTGGACAAACACCATCTGGCCGAGAATGCGGCTGTGATCGCTGAGACCGCCTGCGCGCTTGCTGATGCGTCAACACCAGCACCGCGCGCAAAATGACAAAGGGGTTTGGGAACGATCCCCCATCGCACTGAGTCAATCGGCGAGTTGATCAAAGAGCTTAGTACGCTCGCTCTGTCTGACCGTTGCGGTGCTGAACATCACCGAAGCGCAATTGAGAGCTTCCGTTCCGGGGCGTGTGCCCGGCACGGATTTGGCGACACTCCCGAAAAATCATTGATCGCCCGTTTAGCAAAGAAACGAGAGGACTGCAGAAAGGTAAAGCTGGCGATAGGAAGAGACTGCAAGCATGGAGAAGGAAGCGCCTTTGAGTTCCGACCGCACAAACTGCATCAATCGATGCGTCCGATCAACGGAGTGATGGCAGAATTGTTGTAAGCATCGGCGCTATTTAGATCATCAAGGCACCCGATGTGAACATCTAACATTCAAATGCGCATTCCTCTCGGTACTCTCCTAGGTGGCCTTGCCGTCATGCTCAGCTCCATGAATTCCTATGGAGAAGAACAAGCAGTTGGCGCTACAGTGCTCGTTCTCCAAAGATCAGAAAATCACTGGATCGACGGCTACTTCAGTTCGGTCAGCATTTCACCGACCGCGAGGCAAGCGCCCTTCGGAAACGACCCAAATGATCTCCATCTTTACGATATAACTAGAGACCGCGAGGAACCTGCTCTCTTGAAGGGGAATCTGACCGAACTGAAGGGTGCAGCTTTCTGTGGCTCCGATTCGCTGGCGCGCCTTGGACGAGCGGGAAGTGGGTCAGGATGGTTCCTTCCGACACCCGGTGGAGAGATGCTCGCTACGATTCCTGACCGTTCTATGCCAACATGCTCCCCCGATGCAAAGGAGATCGCATATTTCGGCGCTGGCGCTCCCGAGAATCCTTTGCTGGTCGGTCTCCGCGGGAAGCTACACGGTTACAAGCCTGATGGCAGGGTGACCGCGATGCTGTTCTCGCCTGATGGATCCTCCTTCTTTTACCTGGCGCTGAACGGCGACGGAGAAGGCTCTTTGTCTCAGATTAATGTCACTACAGGTGAATCCCACCTGATTGCCGGTCATCTCGATATAAGCCTGTTCGGCGGTCAGATCGCCTTAGCGCCTGACCAAAAGAGCATCTACCTTTCGCTTGCTTCGGATGGAGCTCCGAGCAACGAGATGCGCTCACATCCGCATGCGGACCGGTGGCTGAAAATTTACCAGATTGATATCGCAACAGGAGACCGGCATCCAGTGGTGGCAACGGCTGGTCGAGACAACTTTGGTCCTGCCGTTGCCGGGAACGCTCTGTACTGGGTGCGTTCCGAGGTGGACGATTCCATCGTGACGCTCCCGTCAACGGGCGGGGTTTCGAAGGAGGTCATTGCGGGCGGACAAGTTCCCATGTGGAATCTTGACGGATCAACGATAGCTTATTTTTTTGGGGATACACGTTTGGCAGACGAGCCGCTCGACGTCGATGACGCAATCGTTGGCGTCAACTCGAAGGGAACACGGAAGACGCAGCCATCCATCATTGTCTCCGGGTATCACGAGGACTTTCCGCCGGCCTGGTCTCCCAATGGAGAGTGGATCGCATTCCATTCGCACCGCTCTCCAGCACCCGTCGCGTCCTATCACGGCAACGGTAGCACAGACGATATCTACCTTCGCAAGGCGGACGATGTTCATGCTCCCGAGATGCGTCTGACCGACTTCGGTCTGGAGACTGGCCCGGCGTATTGGTCGCCCGACGGGAAGAAGTTGCTGTTCGCCTCATGGGATCGCAGCGGGACCTTAGGCATATCCAAGCTCTGGGTGCTCACTATGGATCCAGAGACGGGAGCCGTCCTCCATAAAGAGATGCTTCCGCTTCCGGGCGATATCCACAGCGTTCGGTGGGCTTCATGGTCGCTTGACGGTAAAGAGATTGGTGTTGAGGATGATCGGGGTGATGACAAACGGGTACTGTGGGTTGTCAGTGCAGATGGATCTCATCCTGATAAGCTCTACGATTATGCTTGCACCACATACTGTGGACTCGACTGGTCGCACGATGGTCAAAGCATCATTTTTAGTGGGCTAGCCGGTAATCTCCTCCAACTCTTCTCCATACCGCGTGCTGGTGGTGTTCCTAAGCAGCTCACTCATGATTCCGGGAATCTGATGCATCCGCGGGTTTCACCAGATGGGCGCTTGATCGCCTGTACACGTGAGACACAGTCAAAGCAGATTTGGAAGCAGCCACTGACCAGCAGGTAAGCTTACTGCATCAACCATCAACCATCAGACGCTAATGCGCCGGGGCCGGAATAAAGCTTGGAACGAAGTGTTATTGAAATGTTTCTATTAATGAGAGCTTGTTTCGTGGGTCCCCGCGGCGGCTAACTAGATTCACCCAATCACAACCACTCGAGGTCGCATAGAAATGACGTGCGCAGTTCTTTTCTCAATAAGCCTAGCTCTTGCCGCTTCCCCGGCACTATCTCAAGCAGCAGTTCCCCAGTCGGAAGTTATGGCTCCTGTCTACAGCTTCTTTGATGCGATCGCGCATCGTGATAAAGCCGCGATGCTTGCTCAAACAGTACCGGACACGGCCGTCACAATCAGCCGCGAAGGCGGGTTGCGCCATTTGACAATCGATAATCTTGCGGATCTCGTCGTGAACATCAAGAGTGGCTCCCTTGCCGAGCCTATACATGATCCGATCGTGCAGGTAGACAACAATATTGCTTCGGTCTGGGCGCCTTTCGTTTTTACAATCGATGGAACGCCAACCAACTGCGGAACGGATATCTTCACCTTGGCAAAGCTCAACGGCAAATGGCTGATCGTAAATCTTACCTACAACAGCCAGAAGAACTGTGAATCAGCACGTTGAGATATCCTGGTTCAACGACAAATAGAAACACTAATCCGCAGTGGATGCGCTGGTGGCACAGTGAGTGCTCCAGAGTACTCCGCAGCAGCCTGCCTCTTCTGCTCGCGACAAGTGCTACTTTCTCGCCCGTGCTGGCGCAAAGACCTATGTCCTCACAGCCACAACCACAGCCTGATCCAATGACGCCCCCGATCGTTGATCCGGTGGACCAACCGTACATCGGCCCGATTAAGCTTGTGGTTGACTTGACCAATAACGTCGATCGCATCGTGACTGTACACGAGGAGATTCCTGTTGCGCCCGAAGGCAAAGCTGGCGCCAAGGAAATGGTGCTCCTTTACCCGCAGTGGATCCCCGGCTATCACTCGCCAACGGGACCGATTTCAAAGCTGGGCGGCATAGTGACGACTGTCGATGCGAGACGCGTGCAATGGGTGCGTGATCGCGCCAACGTTTATGCGTTCCATATTCCGCTGACGCCGGGCGCAAAGACAGTGAGCGTGGATTTCCAATACCTCTCGCCGATCAAGCGGACCGAAGGTAGGATCGAGATTTCCGATAAAATCGCCGACCTCGCATGGTATGAAGTGTTGATGTATCCTGCGGGTTACTTCTCGCGCGATATCCCGTTCGACACAACCATTAAACTACCGAACGGTTGGAAGTACGCGACCGCGCTTGAAACTGCCACTGACGCAGTAGAAATCGTCACTTTTAAGACGACGACGCTTGACACGCTGGTCGACTCTCCCGTCTATGCGGGTTCGAACTACAAGCGTGTTGATCTCTCGCCTACCCCGACCGACACTGTGCATCTTAATCTCTTTGCGGATTCACCCCAAGACCTCGAGATCAAGCCTGAACAGCTCGTGTGGCACAAGCGTCTTACGGCTGAAGCCGACAAACTTTACGGCTCACATCACTATGACCATTACGACTTCCTGCTAACGCTGAGCGATAAGCTTGGAGTGAGTCTCGAGCATCACCAGTCGAGCGAAAACGGGCACCCGGCCAACTACTTCACCGACTGGGCCGCGGGTGTTGGCGGTGTCGATCTGCTCGGCCACGAGTACGCCCACTCCTGGAACGGCAAGTTCCGCCGACCAGCGGATTTGTGGACTGCGAATTTCAATGTGCCTATGCGCGACGACCTGCTGTGGGTATATGAGGGCTTGACACGTAAGCGTCCGGAGTTCCCCTCTTTCCTAGTCGCGCTCCAGAGCAGAACATCACCACATGGTGCACATAGAGGAGTCGAGTAGCGGGCGTCGCGTGCGCAGATGGCGATCGGTATCGGAGAAGCGTCAGGTCGTGCAGTTGACCATGGAGCCGGGTGCGAGCGTTGCCGAAGTGGCTCGGGCGCATGGTTTGAACGCCAACCAGGTTTTCAAGTGGCGTCGAGCTTTTGAACGTGGTGAACTGACCGAGCCATATACCGCGCTGCTGCCCGTGGCGGTGTCGAGTTTGAGTGAGCCCGAGATCGAGCCTGCAGAGCAACTGCCACAGACGCAGACGACGAGTTCAGGCTCGATCCATATCGAGCTTCCCGGGCGAGCGGTGATAAGCATCGAGAGTGGTGCTGACCATGTTCTGATTCGAACGGTTCTTGAGAGCCTGCGCAAGTGATCCAACTCCCCACCGCAACGAAGATCTGGATTGTGGCCGGAGTTACCGATATGCGCCGCGGGTTTGATGGACTCAGTGGCCAGGTGCAGACTGTGTTGCAGCAACAGCCATTCTCCGGACACGTGTTCGTGTTTCGCGGGCGCAGAGGCGATATCGTAAAACTCTTGTGGTGGGACGGCGATGGTCTGTGCCTGTTCGCCAAGCGACTGGAGCGTGGCCGCTTCATCTGGCCGAAGGCGGAGAACGGAACGGTTCACCTGAGTCGTGCACAGCTTTCGATGCTTTTAGAAGGCATCGATTGGCGGAGAGTTGAGAGAACATGGCAGCCCGAAGTGGCAGTCTGATGACGAAGCTGATTCTCCTTTATTCATGCGGGTTTTGCAGATGATTTCTCTCTTTTTCGATGGCATACTTTGTCCATGGATCGCGCTCCTCTCCCCGATCTGAACAGCCTTGATCGCGAAGACCTGCTTGACCTCTTCATGGAACAACAAGAGCAGCTCGATTCCCTCATCGCAGATCGAGATGCGGAGATTCGCCGGCTGGAAGCCGAACTCGATTCCCACCGACAGACACTCTCCGACCAGGCTGATGAGTTGCGCTCCCGCAGCGAGCGGATCGAACATCTCAAGCTTATGGTCGACAAGCTGCGGCATGTGATTTTCGGGACCAAGAGCGAGAAGATCGTCATCAAGCTCGAGCAGATGGAACTGGAGCTTGAAGACGACGAGACGACACATGCCGAGCTCGAGGCCGTAGCCGAACGAGTCTCCCCGGCTAAAGAACCCAAGGCGCGGCCCGAGCGCAAGCCTCTTCCGGAGCATCTGTCACGCGAAGTGGTCACGCACACTCCGACCGGCGATTGCTGTGCTGATTGCGGCGGCCAGTTGCGGCAGTTTGGTGAAGATGTCTCTGAACAGCTCGAGTACATCCCCGACAGTTTCAAGGTCATCCGTCACGTGCGGCCGAAGTTCACTTGCACTGGCTGTGATCGCGTCATTGAAGCACCTGCTCCCTCACGTCCGATCGAGCGCGGTCTTCCCGCACCTGGTCTGCTTGCTCACGTGATTGTGTCGAAGTTCGCTGATTATGTTGTCTTCGCAGTTATGTGACGTTCAGCCGTTGAGTCCCTATGGACACTGGGGATCTGCACTACCGAACGTCACATAAGTATGGATTAGAGTTGGGCGAGGAAGGTGAGCAGGTCGGGATTGTCCCGCCAGCGTTTCCTTCCGGGTGGCTGGTTCTGTTCGCACATGCCGAGCGCCTTTGCTTTCATATCGAGGTCCGTCTCGGCGTAGATATTGGTGGTGTCGAGCGAGACATGCCCCAGCCACGCACGGATGGTGTTGATGTCCACTCCGGCGCGCAGCAGGTGCGTTGCGGTCGTGTGACGGATGGTGTGCGGGACGATTTTCTTCTTTTGCATCTCGGGCACGGAGGTTGCCGCAGCTCGCGCATGGCGCGTGACGATGTCATGCACCCCGAAGCGTGTCAGCGGTTCGGCTGCGCGACTCAGGAACACGCGCTCGTGATCCTCCCGCCCGCGTGTAAGCTCACGCAGTGCGAGTACGGTAGAAGCCCACAGCGGGCAGAGGCGGACTTTATTTCCTTTGCCCTTTAGCCGCACCGAAGATAGAGTGCTCGTTCCATCGCTGCGCAGAGTCAGATCGCCTATCTCCAGTTGCGCCGCTTCATCCGCACGCGCTCCGGAGTTGTAAAGGAACAACAGCAAGACATGGTCCCTGTACCCGATCCGTGTGGATTGGTCGGGAACAGCCAGCAACGCATCGATCTCACGTTTGTCCAGGTACCCGACAGGAAGGTGGGTCGATCGCTTGAACTCCACCGCGCGAAGTTGGGCCGACCAGCCAAGGTCTTCAGGGCTGCGCTGTCCGATGAAGGTAGCCATGGCATGGATGGCCGCCAAGCGCTGATTGCGCGTGGAGATCGTACAGCCGCGCTTCTCTTCCAGATAGCGCAGGAAGGCCCGGACCAGATCGGCGTCGATGTCGGCAACACGAAGCTCGTCAGCCTTCTTGTGCAACAGGCTAGCGGCGAACACGATCAGCAGACGTAGCGCATCCCGATAGCTCTGCTGCGTATTGCGCGAGAGGTTGCGGTCGTCGGGGAGATGCTCCATCAGGAAGCGTCGGACCCAGGAGCCGAGGGTATGTTTATCGCTCTGTTTCTTGTTCATCGCCACCTCCGCATACATAGCGCTCGAAGCGGCGATTGGCCTCTCCCAGAAGCTCCGGCGTCATCGTCAGATAGCGCTGGGTGGAGTGCAACTCGACATGCCCAAGATAGATCGAGAGAACAGGCAGAAGAAGCTGCACATCGGCACCATTTTGATACCACTCCGTGAGCCGATGCACGGCGAAGGTATGCCGCAGATCGTGGATGCGCGGCTGGTAGAGACTTGCATCTTCCCGACGAACGCCCGCAAGATTGCATAGCCGCCGGAAGCCGATCTCAACTACCTGACATCGAACAGCCTTGTGCAGTCGGGATTGGAAGAGCGGTTGATGGTTGCGATCGATCCTCCCCGGCAGGGCAAGATAGCTTCGCAGATGTGCCTGAACATGCGGCCCAAGTGGCACCAGCCGCGATTTGTAGAACTTCGTTCCCCGCACCGTGATGACACCAGCACCAAGGTCCACATCGTCACCGCGCAGTCGTAGAACTTCACCGATTCGCATCCCCGTGCCGTAGAGCAGAAGGAGCAAGGTACGGAACATCGGGGCCGACATGAGACACGCATCTCTCTGCTGACAGCGAGGAACGGCAGCCAACAACAGCCGCAACTCGGAAACAGAGTAGATGTAGGGAACGAAGCTGCTCGTGTACTTCGGGGCCGGAGGCGGTAGAGGAACCGTGTGCAACTCCTCTCGCAGCAGCCAGTGCTCGAAAAAGACTCGCAACGTGCCATATTTGTTCCGCCACGTTGCAGGTCCAGTGCGTGGGCCGGCCAGGAAGCACGATACCTGATCCGATGTCAGTGAGGCGAGTTCGATTTCACCATGACTGCGCGATAAGGCACGAAGCACTCTGGCCGGACTGTAGTATTTTTCCCCTGCAGCCTGACGCTTTGTGATGTAGAGGGTGATTGATTCAGCTAGATTCATAGCAGCCCTCCGAGGTCGAAGTCCGCAACACGGCGCAACATCGAGATATCGACCTTGGCGTAGATCCCCGTCGAAATTGCGCTTCGATGTCCAAGGAGATCGCCGATTTCTTTCAACGACACGCCCTCCTGCAACAGGTGCGTCGCGCAGGCATGGCGCAGACAGTGCGGCCCGCTTCGCCGGCATTGGATGCCGGCCGCCTTGATCCTCCGGCTTGTCAACGCCCATAAGCTGGCAGGACTGACGCTCCGGTAAGGAGCATGGAGAGTCAAGAACACATGGCGGCTCCCGGTGCGCGGGCGACACTTGACGACATACTCCAGGACCGCTTCACCTACCTCGTGTTGTAGCGGATACGGCTGCCTTCCGCCGCGCTTGGAGTGCGTCACCAAGAACGTCTCCGCCGACCAGTCGAAGTCGCTCAGCAGTAGACGCGACACCTCGCCGCTGCGCAGCCCATAGATTGCGAACAGCAACAGGACCGCCCTGGCACGGAGCGCCGATGGACTGCTTCCCTTGATCCCGAGCAGCAACCGCTGTACCTCTTCCCACGTCGGCCCATCCGGCAGTCCCTCGTGAACATATCTGCGGGGCCCTTGGATCGCTCCTGCGATACCCGCCTTGCACCATCCACGCCGCTCCGCATGACGGAAAAAGGCACGCAGCGCCTGCGCTGCCACCGATACGGATGTCCGACTCCAACTGCCCGTCCCTTTCAGAGTCAGGAACTCATCTACATCCTGAAGTCGGCTCCCCGCGCGGTGGGAACGATTCCAGCGGCGGGATTAGTGCGGTCTATTGGAACAGCGTGGCGTACAAAGCCGGGATTACACCTGACATGAGCATCATCTCAGTCAACGGATCTGCTTACACGTCTGAGGTTCTACGCAAGGCCATCTTGGCTGCGGAAAAGGATATCAAGCCGATCGAGCTTGTCGTTCTACGCGGCGACAGATATCAGATGATCACGCTCGACTACCATGGAGGCCTGCGTTACCCTTCACTCCATCGTGTTGACGGTACCCCGCCCCGGTTTGACGACATTCTGGCGCCAAGCAAGAGTCCACTACCTGCGATGTGAGGGGCACGGCACACAGAGCCTTTGTCTCGTGAGGGCTCCTCACTTCGCCAGTAGCCTCGCGGTGACTAGCAAACTCCATTTTGCTTTTGCCATTCAACACCAGCGAGGCTGACTTGCTTTTCCGGATTTGAAAAGAGTCCCGGCAGCGCGGCGAGGGACCATCAGGCTGCCGGACGCTATCGTCTTCTTCGATCAAGATCCCGCGACGTGTGTTGGATACTCAAGCGGCGCCCGACTCGAAGGAACGCGGTAGCCAAATTAATGACGAAGCCGAGGATGAAGCATGAACCAGCGACTCGCGCCGGGAGAACTTAGCCTATCCAGCGCCTGTGCGGTAGAGTCGAGATGTGGCGCGGTGGTTTAGGTGATCCCTATCTGTTTCCGGCTCTTTCGTCTGCCGGTGCCTCACTAGGTTCACCTTGCTCCGTTTCCACATCCCGCTCATCGAACCGGACAGGCGGATCTCCCGCATCCGGCTCTCGGAGAAGACTCACGCTTTCGCCCACGGAAAGTTGCGTGTCCGTTTGTCCAGACGAACGAGACCCAAGGCTCCATGAAGATATGTATCCGGAAACATCCCGTTTGCACGTCCAGAGGCCTTATGTTTCGTTCGCAACCACAGACGCAGCCTCATCGTCGCGTAACCATCTACAGCACGATAGGCTGTACTGACCGGCCCAAGACAAAAGTAGTTCGCCCATCCGCACATTGTGCGATTGAGCTTCGTCACTATTGTCGCTGGATCCAACGAGGTTGTACTCCGTCCGGTCATTTCGCGTATCTCCCGGCAGATGCGTTGCACCCGCTTTCGCGCTGGAACGGTGCCAAGATAGGCCCGTCCAGTTTTGGGGCTGTAGCATTGACCAAACGTGTATCCAAGAAAATCAAACTTCTCTTCCGGCACAGAGCAGACCCGCGTCTTCGAGTCGTTCACCGTCAACTTCAGCTTCGACATCATCTTCCGCATTGTGGCTAGAGCTTGTTCCGCCCCCATCCGACAGCAGATGACAAGATCATCGGCGTAGTTCACGATATACGCTTCCCAACGCGCCTCATGCCCAAGTTCCTTCCACCCGAGCACAAACCGGCGCATATACAGATTGCTGAGCAACGGGCTGATCGGAGCTCCTTGTGGAGTGCCCCGACCTTCGTCCCGATTGCGCAGGCTCCGACGTTTATTCCCGCGTTCATCGGTTTCCTCAACCGGAGCTTCCAGCCACATCTTGATCAGATGCAACATCGCTCCGTCGACGATCCTTCGAGCGACCGACCTCATAAGATCGGCATGTGGAATGCTATCGAAGTAGCTGCTGAGATCCGCATCTACAATCCTTCTATGGCCAGTGTTGATCAGCTTGTGGACATGCCGCACTGCGTCCAATGCGCTGCGGTCTGCCCGATAGGCATACTGCTCAGGTTGCAAGTCGGCCTCGAAGATTGGATCGAGCACCAACATTGCCGCCGTCTGCACAACCCGATCCCAGATTGTTGGTATCCCTAACGGCCTCTGCTTCCCATCCGGCTTGGGTAGGTATACCCGCCGCACAGGCTGCGGTTGATACGTTCGACTTTTCAGTTCTTGCGCCAGTTCGTCTAACCTCCGCTCCACACCGTACTGCTCGATGTCCTCAAATGTCTGATTGTCCACTCCCGCTGCCCCGCCATTGGCTTTGCAGCGTTTGTAGGCATACACCAGAACATCCGCGCGGTACACCTTGTCGTACAACGCGTGGAAACGAAAGTAGGGCGATTCCTTCGCTTTTGCGTGTAACGCCATCTGCAACTTCTGAACGCTTATCAGGGTTGTTAGGTTCATCACCAATCCCGTTGTCCCTCGTCGTTTATTACGTTCGCCTTCAACTGAGGCCTCTTCCCTCCACCGGCATTACCCGGCTTCATCGGTACTACAGGCCTCTCCGCCACCCCAAACGGCCCGGCCTGTCTCTCGCGAGCTGCCAGTTGATCCAACCACAATCACCGCTGGGGCTTCCCGTGTTGCCTTCAGTCCCCTTTGCTTACATGCCGTCGCCACTACCCCGGCAGGTTGAAGGAAGCTGTTCGCTCATACTCTTCCCCCTCATCGGCCTTCCCCAAGTCCGCGGCGGGTCGGCTCCTGCATCATGGATTTCGAGGCTTGCTCAGCGTTCACTCACGTTACGGCCTGCACGCTTGCAGAGTCGCCTTTACGACCCTCTTCCACCGGAGGCTTCAGCAGCTTCGTTACCTCTGCCGCTGCTCCGATTGCTACCGGGCGGAACGAACCAGCTCCCGGGTGGGACTTGCACCCACTGTGGACTAAACGCCTTTCACGGCGCACGCGGACCATTCCAATAGTGGGAAGCGCAAAGGGATTTCCAAAGAGTGTGGGAAGATTCTCTCTTGTAGTGCAAGCATTTTCGGTGGGGATGGAATGGATTTTCAAGGCATGGTGGGTCTTTCCCTCCGATGCCTGTCTGGGCCGAGCGAGGATATCCCCGCTCGGCTGTTGGTTCATCGTCGGGATGAGCCCACCAAGTTATCCCTCGGCATGGTTGCTTCCCAGCAGAGCCCGCTTCCGTTTCACTTGATGAGGCGATTGTAGCGTTTATATGGTCAGCAGATGCGGGAAGAGCTTGCTTCCGTCGTAGGGAGTTTGGCTGCCGAAGATGCCGTAGATGGCGTGAAGCAGTTTGCGAGCGAC includes these proteins:
- a CDS encoding tyrosine-type recombinase/integrase is translated as MNLAESITLYITKRQAAGEKYYSPARVLRALSRSHGEIELASLTSDQVSCFLAGPRTGPATWRNKYGTLRVFFEHWLLREELHTVPLPPPAPKYTSSFVPYIYSVSELRLLLAAVPRCQQRDACLMSAPMFRTLLLLLYGTGMRIGEVLRLRGDDVDLGAGVITVRGTKFYKSRLVPLGPHVQAHLRSYLALPGRIDRNHQPLFQSRLHKAVRCQVVEIGFRRLCNLAGVRREDASLYQPRIHDLRHTFAVHRLTEWYQNGADVQLLLPVLSIYLGHVELHSTQRYLTMTPELLGEANRRFERYVCGGGDEQETER
- the ltrA gene encoding group II intron reverse transcriptase/maturase, which produces MNLTTLISVQKLQMALHAKAKESPYFRFHALYDKVYRADVLVYAYKRCKANGGAAGVDNQTFEDIEQYGVERRLDELAQELKSRTYQPQPVRRVYLPKPDGKQRPLGIPTIWDRVVQTAAMLVLDPIFEADLQPEQYAYRADRSALDAVRHVHKLINTGHRRIVDADLSSYFDSIPHADLMRSVARRIVDGAMLHLIKMWLEAPVEETDERGNKRRSLRNRDEGRGTPQGAPISPLLSNLYMRRFVLGWKELGHEARWEAYIVNYADDLVICCRMGAEQALATMRKMMSKLKLTVNDSKTRVCSVPEEKFDFLGYTFGQCYSPKTGRAYLGTVPARKRVQRICREIREMTGRSTTSLDPATIVTKLNRTMCGWANYFCLGPVSTAYRAVDGYATMRLRLWLRTKHKASGRANGMFPDTYLHGALGLVRLDKRTRNFPWAKA
- a CDS encoding tyrosine-type recombinase/integrase, whose product is MAAQALRAFFRHAERRGWCKAGIAGAIQGPRRYVHEGLPDGPTWEEVQRLLLGIKGSSPSALRARAVLLLFAIYGLRSGEVSRLLLSDFDWSAETFLVTHSKRGGRQPYPLQHEVGEAVLEYVVKCRPRTGSRHVFLTLHAPYRSVSPASLWALTSRRIKAAGIQCRRSGPHCLRHACATHLLQEGVSLKEIGDLLGHRSAISTGIYAKVDISMLRRVADFDLGGLL